The following proteins are encoded in a genomic region of Pungitius pungitius chromosome 19, fPunPun2.1, whole genome shotgun sequence:
- the f3a gene encoding coagulation factor IIIa — protein MGTTGPALLLTVLFVSSASGSYPRAQNVTWISTNFKTILTWEPNPSADYSYTVEFSAVGADTQRNSHCIRSSGTRCDLSSSLSDLNANYVADILSEPPLGATSGLIEFPHTRSPRFCPYNDTDIGRLDFKLKVSEDKKKTTLYVTDPLTALFKDGQQLDIRDIFSNQLQYKVTYWKNKSTGKKVHVSPNNVIEMPGLDRAKSYCFKVQAFIPRRRPDKQLGELSRTQCSADDNQSVFEVYSVGVIAAAIFLILLLIGLVIAVSVVCYKRRQKAEDSGKEGMPLRDV, from the exons ATGGGGACGACGGGACCCGCACTTCTACTCACTGTCCTCTTCGTGTCCTCGGCCTCAG GCTCCTATCCCCGCGCACAGAATGTCACTTGGATATCCACCAACTTTAAAACCATCCTGACCTGGGAGCCCAACCCATCAGCTGATTACTCCTACACGGTGGAGTTCTCTGC GGTTGGTGCTGACACACAGAGGAACTCTCACTGTATCCGGTCCTCTGGGACACGATGTGACCTGTCCAGCTCTCTAAGTGACCTGAATGCCAACTATGTAGCGGATATCCTGTCTGAACCCCCCCTGGGGGCTACCTCGGGTCTCATAGAGTTCCCTCACACCAGATCGCCGCGATTCTGCCCTTACAACGACA CCGATATAGGCCGACTGGACTTTAAGCTGAAGGTGAGCGAAGACAAAAAGAAGACCACCCTGTATGTGACTGACCCGCTCACTGCCCTGTTCAAAGATGGCCAACAGCTGGACATCAGGGATATCTTCTCCAATCAGCTGCAGTACAAAGTCACCTATTGGAAAAACAAGAGCACTGGCAAG AAAGTTCACGTGTCTCCGAACAACGTGATCGAGATGCCTGGCCTGGACCGAGCCAAGAGCTACTGCTTCAAGGTCCAGGCCTTTATTCCCAGGCGCCGCCCCGACAAGCAGCTGGGAGAGCTGAGCCGGACCCAGTGCTCCGCCGACGACAACCAGTCCGTCTTTGAAG TGTATTCAGTGGGGGTGATCGCTGCGGCCATCTTCCTCATCCTGCTGCTGATAGGCCTCGTCATCGCCGTCTCAGTAGTCTGCTACAAGCGCAGGCAGAAGGCTGAGGACAGCGGAAAAGAAGGAATGCCACTGCGGGATGTCTAG